A genomic stretch from Rhodoligotrophos appendicifer includes:
- a CDS encoding type II toxin-antitoxin system HipA family toxin codes for MRDNPVAIHLVGETIDAKRAHQRAQAGELTQLVRGIYVDHDGDAEVTILGHTIRIAHYLYPNAYLSSASAVLLAPTPDGRLFISGRRNQRTRLRTLEIVQNQAPAYPSTAIAVIGDDLGELRVAASSPRQRFLEAFRLRSEHASAVTVEMRAQMATRLVEEHGTPRAAADAVWALARENEWYREGEGAERFLLAQPGGAKVPVNKAALDLLVAWHGEPLGRLIHDGFEWRWKAQRRVGPALVRETTPGKLPAFIESLLPEGWLAQVLHERDEREALRRGRRYMSNIIIVEDSEELATLPADVLTTPLADFLDAGHFTGVYAGPARGEIEETFEQNLARIFARAEAPRLSGVQIKAPMSLTPDGVLVPAIDQAFSHILKPAGTAGFEMLPIVEWLCLELGRAAGFEVPDAALIEMPDGMSPALVVERFDIRRGPQDDRRLAMEDFCSILDLPPSAKYDGTIERMARGLRPLSTEPAADLDILFRRAVFAWLIADGDMHLKNLAMLKTAEAGAKAFTTVRFAPLYDAVTTRVFPGLSGDRMALKLNGKDDRLTRQDFLALARTIGLTIGDAEAAMSELVGKLSERAKTLRLPAFAVESAVAKTMQDKVTALVEDRCATFAWQN; via the coding sequence ATGCGGGATAATCCTGTGGCTATCCATCTGGTGGGAGAGACGATCGATGCCAAGCGGGCGCATCAGCGCGCGCAGGCTGGAGAGCTGACCCAGCTCGTCCGGGGCATTTATGTCGATCATGATGGCGACGCTGAGGTGACCATCCTGGGCCATACCATCCGTATCGCCCACTACCTCTATCCCAACGCCTATCTCTCGTCCGCAAGCGCGGTTCTGCTTGCGCCCACGCCAGACGGGCGCCTGTTCATCAGTGGTCGCCGCAACCAGCGCACGCGGTTACGCACGCTCGAGATCGTTCAGAACCAAGCCCCGGCGTACCCTTCGACAGCGATTGCGGTGATTGGTGACGATCTGGGAGAGTTGCGCGTCGCCGCGTCCTCGCCACGCCAACGCTTCCTCGAAGCCTTCCGCCTGCGAAGCGAACACGCCAGCGCCGTCACCGTCGAAATGCGCGCCCAAATGGCGACCCGGCTGGTGGAGGAGCATGGAACGCCACGCGCGGCGGCTGACGCCGTCTGGGCGCTGGCGCGTGAGAATGAATGGTATCGTGAGGGAGAGGGCGCCGAACGCTTCCTGTTGGCCCAACCCGGCGGGGCGAAGGTTCCCGTCAACAAGGCGGCGCTCGATCTCCTGGTCGCCTGGCACGGTGAACCGCTTGGTCGCCTGATCCATGATGGTTTCGAATGGCGCTGGAAGGCTCAGAGACGCGTTGGTCCGGCGCTGGTGCGCGAGACGACGCCAGGCAAGCTGCCGGCGTTTATCGAGTCGCTGCTGCCGGAGGGCTGGCTTGCCCAGGTCCTTCATGAGCGCGACGAACGCGAGGCGTTGCGGCGTGGCCGACGCTACATGTCCAACATCATCATCGTCGAGGACAGCGAGGAACTGGCGACACTGCCTGCCGATGTTCTCACCACCCCACTCGCAGACTTCCTCGATGCGGGCCACTTCACAGGCGTGTACGCCGGACCTGCGCGGGGCGAGATCGAGGAGACCTTCGAACAGAACCTAGCACGCATCTTCGCGCGGGCCGAAGCGCCACGCCTGTCGGGCGTCCAGATCAAGGCGCCGATGAGCCTGACGCCGGATGGCGTTCTCGTTCCGGCCATCGACCAGGCCTTTTCCCACATTCTCAAGCCCGCAGGGACGGCAGGCTTCGAGATGCTGCCGATCGTCGAGTGGCTTTGTCTGGAACTTGGCCGCGCCGCCGGGTTCGAGGTGCCCGACGCGGCCCTGATCGAGATGCCCGACGGCATGTCGCCTGCGTTGGTGGTCGAACGGTTCGATATCCGGCGCGGCCCTCAGGACGATCGTCGTCTCGCGATGGAGGACTTCTGTTCCATCTTAGATCTTCCACCTTCGGCAAAATATGATGGCACGATCGAGCGCATGGCGCGGGGGTTGCGCCCGCTCTCAACCGAACCGGCTGCGGACCTTGACATCCTGTTTCGTCGTGCGGTCTTTGCCTGGCTGATTGCCGATGGCGATATGCACCTGAAGAACCTCGCCATGCTCAAGACGGCTGAGGCTGGCGCCAAGGCCTTCACGACGGTTCGTTTCGCGCCGCTCTATGACGCTGTCACCACGCGCGTTTTTCCAGGACTCAGCGGTGATCGAATGGCCCTGAAGCTGAACGGTAAGGATGACCGACTGACGCGCCAGGACTTTCTCGCGCTGGCGCGGACGATCGGTCTGACGATCGGTGACGCCGAGGCGGCTATGAGCGAACTTGTCGGGAAACTATCCGAGCGCGCCAAGACGCTGCGCCTGCCTGCGTTCGCGGTCGAATCCGCGGTGGCGAAGACTATGCAAGACAAGGTGACCGCCCTCGTCGAGGATCGATGCGCGACATTCGCTTGGCAAAACTGA